A stretch of Dysidea avara chromosome 5, odDysAvar1.4, whole genome shotgun sequence DNA encodes these proteins:
- the LOC136255813 gene encoding TNF receptor-associated factor 4-like: protein MATSKDIGGYEFDFVGSPPDMLLCRICLHPTRDPYLIVCCGYNICKSCLEKKNATSTLNNTCILCRSGEFPTAPNKQIDRLVKSLQVFCTNKDKGCEWQGEVNDVGNHLESSDGCRFVEVNCPNYCRISMQRQNLTKHVETECVRRRVDCQYCHITEEYQIIDGEHKEQCPKLPLPCPNKCDVDNIPREEISTHMMRCPFEEVECINENCGKTLLRQNLAKHVEMECLHRKIVCQFCSIRDEFQFIEGEHKKLCPGILLPCPNKCDIGTIKRGDMEEHLKICPLESIHCEYHEVGCTDVITRENQAKHNKEEMEKHLSYTKSELTSRNQQVAALENTLQAVQRRVNELETHQLPAAWQKINALEQQLQNTLQYGQHLNIASLKFSSGTAVCPVTIKLPNFANRKKTDQIWFTTFFIDEGVYKLKFCVNLAGHDSGRGTHLSLCLYLMKSPNDGRLQWPLRRKITIKLLNQIKDEHHHYISSIIAVDRVGFSRSSALICKYDQFISNERLYDVANCSRCLFLKDDSIFFHVCTERR from the coding sequence ATGGCAACTAGCAAGGATATTGGTGGATATGAGTTTGACTTTGTCGGTTCTCCACCGGATATGTTACTTTGTAGGATATGTCTCCACCCCACTAGAGATCCTTATCTGATCGTCTGTTGTGGCTACAACATCTGTAAGTCTTGTTTGGAGAAGAAGAATGCAACATCCACTCTTAACAACACTTGCATATTGTGTAGAAGTGGGGAATTCCCAACTGCTCCAAATAAACAAATCGATAGACTTGTAAAGAGTCTTCAGGTGTTTTGTACTAACAAAGACAAAGGgtgtgagtggcagggtgaagtGAATGATGTTGGTAATCACCTTGAGAGCAGTGATGGATGCCGTTTTGTAGAAGTGAATTGTCCAAATTATTGTAGAATATCCATGCAGCGACAAAATCTTACTAAACATGTTGAGACTGAATGTGTACGTCGTAGGGTTGACTGTCAGTATTGCCACATCACCGAAGAGTACCAGATAATTGACGGtgaacacaaggaacagtgtccTAAGCTACCCCTGCCATGCCCTAACAAGTGTGATGTTGATAACATTCCTCGTGAAGAAATTAGTACCCACATGATGAGATGTCCATTTGAAGAAGTTGAGTGCATTAATGAAAATTGTGGAAAGACTTTACTGCGACAGAATCTTGCTAAACATGTGGAGATGGAGTGTCTACATCGTAAAATTGTCTGTCAGTTTTGTTCAATCAGAGATGAATTTCAGTTTATTGAAGGTGAACACAAGAAACTGTGTCCAGGCATTCTGTTACCCTGTCCTAACAAATGTGATATTGGCACTATCAAAAGAGGTGACATGGAAGAACACTTGAAGATCTGTCCATTGGAATCAATACATTGTGAGTATCATGAAGTGGGCTGTACTGATGTGATAACTCGTGAGAATCAGGCAAAGCATAACAAGGAAGAAATGGAAAAGCATTTGTCCTATACTAAAAGTGAATTGACTAGCAGAAATCAGCAAGTAGCTGCCCTGGAAAACACACTCCAAGCAGTTCAGAGGAGAGTGAATGAACTAGAAACTCATCAATTACCTGCTGCGTGGCAGAAGATAAATGCATTAGAGCAACAACTTCAGAACACTCTTCAATATGGACAGCATCTAAACATTGCATCATTAAAGTTTTCATCAGGTACTGCTGTCTGTCCAGTGACCATTAAACTACCAAATTTTGCCAACAGAAAGAAAACAGATCAAATATGGTTCACTACTTTCTTTATAGATGAAGGTGTGTACAAGTTGAAGTTTTGTGTTAATCTTGCTGGCCATGATAGTGGTAGAGGTACTCACCTGTCATTGTGCCTGTACCTCATGAAGAGTCCAAATGATGGCCGACTGCAATGGCCACTGCGAAGGAAGATCACAATCAAGTTACTAAATCAGATCAAGGATGAACATCATCACTACATATCTAGCATTATTGCTGTTGACAGGGTTGGGTTTTCTAGATCATCGGCACTAATCTGCAAATATGACCAGTTCATATCTAATGAAAGACTGTACGATGTTGCCAATTGCAGTAGATGCCTGTTCCTTAAGGATGATAGCATCTTTTTTCATGTGTGCACAGAACGTAGATGA